In Desulfopila inferna, a single window of DNA contains:
- the holA gene encoding DNA polymerase III subunit delta, whose protein sequence is MPLIKRSELDNALPSILVREGPRIFLFFGERFLCRKAVDELQHALLNWKNGIVCSIDGDREDIAQTLSKLMSFSLLPGLQLYRVNDTRLFHSKNISETVWRQTQDAYQANRLQQAAKYMGDMYHLASLAPEQRQPLSEMSDGQWQDLFGLAKPADLGWTDALFEIIREKDMAGPTATDLPEKFIQSFQKGLPPDNILILTAENVDKRKRLFTYIKEHGVIVDCSVAEGGAAAQRAQKFILQEMMEKTLARFNKTIEPGALEIFFERIGFHPVAVVTETEKLALYCGDRPKITLQDIKQMVGRSREDALFELTDHFGKRQLGKTLITLAHLLENGVHGLAILATMRNYVRKLLIFRIMQLQPEPPFRRGMNVKYFQENYLPQLKETGQWPDLLKGHPYALFMSFSKAQEFHCSTLKSWLEQILLAEFRLKGSGLPERLVLEQLMVALVKKTGVAQN, encoded by the coding sequence ATGCCACTCATAAAAAGATCAGAACTCGACAACGCACTGCCCTCTATTTTGGTCCGGGAAGGACCGCGGATATTTCTTTTTTTCGGTGAGCGTTTTCTCTGCCGTAAGGCCGTGGATGAACTGCAACACGCCCTTCTCAACTGGAAAAATGGCATAGTATGCTCAATTGACGGAGACCGGGAGGATATTGCCCAGACTCTCTCAAAACTGATGAGTTTCAGCCTCCTTCCCGGACTACAGCTATATCGGGTTAACGATACCCGGCTCTTTCATTCCAAAAACATCAGTGAAACAGTGTGGCGCCAAACCCAGGATGCTTATCAGGCCAATCGCCTCCAGCAGGCCGCCAAATATATGGGGGACATGTACCACCTCGCCTCTCTTGCCCCCGAGCAGCGTCAACCCCTCTCTGAAATGAGCGATGGCCAGTGGCAGGACCTCTTTGGTCTGGCGAAGCCGGCTGATCTCGGCTGGACAGATGCACTTTTTGAGATCATCCGGGAAAAGGATATGGCTGGTCCGACGGCCACGGATCTTCCCGAAAAATTCATACAGAGTTTTCAAAAAGGACTTCCACCCGACAATATACTTATCCTGACCGCGGAAAATGTCGACAAACGCAAAAGGCTTTTTACGTATATCAAGGAACACGGCGTCATAGTCGATTGTTCCGTCGCCGAAGGTGGCGCCGCCGCCCAGAGAGCTCAGAAGTTCATCCTGCAGGAGATGATGGAAAAGACACTGGCCCGGTTCAACAAAACCATCGAACCCGGCGCCCTGGAAATCTTCTTTGAACGCATAGGTTTTCATCCTGTGGCCGTGGTCACCGAAACCGAAAAGCTGGCACTTTACTGTGGTGACAGACCTAAAATAACCCTTCAGGATATTAAGCAGATGGTGGGCAGAAGCAGGGAAGATGCCCTTTTCGAACTGACCGATCATTTCGGTAAACGACAGCTCGGCAAGACGCTGATCACTCTCGCTCACCTGTTGGAAAACGGCGTCCATGGCCTGGCTATCCTGGCTACAATGCGCAATTACGTGCGCAAGCTGCTCATTTTCAGAATCATGCAGCTGCAGCCTGAACCGCCCTTCAGGAGAGGGATGAACGTCAAATATTTCCAGGAAAACTATCTTCCTCAGCTGAAAGAGACGGGGCAGTGGCCGGATCTGCTCAAGGGACATCCCTATGCATTGTTCATGAGTTTCAGTAAGGCCCAGGAATTCCATTGCTCCACCTTGAAGTCATGGCTCGAACAGATCCTCCTTGCTGAATTTCGTCTCAAGGGGTCGGGGCTTCCCGAGCGGCTGGTACTGGAACAGCTCATGGTGGCTCTCGTAAAAAAAACGGGCGTTGCCCAGAATTGA
- the clpS gene encoding ATP-dependent Clp protease adapter ClpS, whose amino-acid sequence MSNTKKEESVSTKEKIETREPPLYKVLLHNDDYTTMEFVIAILENVFHKSNADATRIMLNVHHEGVGVAGIFTKEISETKISIVHELAQKNNFPLRCSMEII is encoded by the coding sequence ATGAGCAACACCAAAAAGGAAGAATCAGTTTCAACAAAAGAGAAAATCGAGACCCGGGAACCACCGCTGTACAAAGTGCTCCTTCACAATGATGACTACACAACAATGGAATTTGTTATAGCGATACTGGAAAATGTTTTTCATAAATCGAATGCGGACGCCACGCGAATTATGCTGAACGTACACCACGAAGGAGTGGGAGTAGCCGGGATTTTCACCAAGGAAATCAGTGAAACAAAAATATCAATAGTCCATGAATTAGCCCAGAAGAATAATTTTCCGCTCAGATGTTCCATGGAGATCATCTGA
- the clpA gene encoding ATP-dependent Clp protease ATP-binding subunit ClpA: protein MLSKTLEMALIRAIREAKSHNHEYVTVEHMLYGLLHDDLTNYIISECGGSIDNLKMKLEEFFLGGIPQLSPQAENEPAQTLAFNRVLQRAVAHVQSCGKMEVDSGDVLVSIFSESESHAVHFLGSEGVGRMAVVNFVSHEMPENLQKEPMPKPPESPKKKEGSVEDKALEEFTINLTQQAAEGKLDPLIGREIEITRIMQVLCRRKKNNPLLVGEPGVGKTAMAEGLAISIHKDTVDRLNDKESAVPDLLRDVDIHLLDMGALVAGTKYRGDFEKRLKNVVSAIEKKDNAILFIDEMHTVVGAGATSGGSMDASNLLKPALQAGILRCIGSTTYEEYKNHIEKDRALSRRFQKIDIEEPSLDDTKLILEGLKKRYENHHRVRYSKNAIASIAELADRYITERFLPDKAIDVMDEVGSLFRMNGKLDKTVKVGDVEQVVSRMARVPAKSSSRSETLSLKELDGRLKSVIFGQDKAIDAVVQAVKRSRAGLGNPESPTGSFLFAGPTGVGKTEVARQLADKLSVHFERFDMSEYMEKHAVARLIGAPPGYVGFDQGGLLTEAIRKHPYSVLLLDEIEKAHSDIFSILLQVMDHSTLTDNTGRKADFRNVIIIMTTNAGAREMSNSAIGFVTTHKKSEDKAAVNKLFSPEFRNRLDGIISFDSLDTDTMEKVVDKLMLELKSQLAERKVSIVLSDSARTWLATKGYDPSYGARPLRRLIMKEIGDVLTEEILFGELNRGGAATVDLQDDKLTFTYEK from the coding sequence ATGCTCAGTAAAACATTAGAAATGGCCCTGATCAGGGCGATACGGGAAGCCAAAAGCCACAATCATGAATATGTGACCGTCGAGCATATGCTCTATGGACTGCTTCATGACGATCTGACAAACTACATTATCTCAGAATGTGGCGGTTCAATCGATAATCTTAAAATGAAACTCGAAGAGTTTTTCCTCGGCGGGATTCCGCAGCTCTCTCCCCAGGCTGAAAACGAGCCTGCACAGACTTTGGCATTCAACCGCGTCTTGCAAAGGGCCGTGGCACATGTCCAAAGCTGCGGGAAAATGGAGGTCGACAGCGGCGATGTACTGGTTTCGATATTTTCGGAGTCGGAATCCCATGCCGTTCATTTTCTCGGCAGCGAAGGGGTTGGAAGAATGGCCGTGGTCAATTTCGTCTCCCATGAGATGCCTGAGAATCTGCAGAAGGAACCTATGCCCAAGCCTCCGGAAAGTCCGAAGAAGAAGGAAGGAAGCGTGGAGGATAAAGCCCTTGAAGAGTTTACCATTAATCTGACCCAGCAGGCTGCTGAAGGTAAGCTTGATCCACTGATCGGGCGTGAAATTGAAATAACCAGGATCATGCAGGTGTTGTGCCGCAGGAAGAAGAACAATCCATTGCTGGTGGGCGAACCGGGCGTCGGTAAAACCGCGATGGCGGAAGGATTGGCCATCTCCATACATAAAGACACTGTAGACCGTTTAAACGATAAAGAATCTGCCGTACCGGACCTCCTGCGCGACGTTGACATACATCTGCTTGACATGGGTGCGCTGGTTGCCGGAACGAAATACAGAGGGGATTTTGAGAAGCGGCTCAAAAACGTTGTATCGGCTATCGAAAAGAAGGATAATGCCATTCTTTTTATCGATGAAATGCATACCGTGGTCGGTGCAGGTGCCACCAGCGGCGGCTCCATGGATGCCTCCAATCTTCTTAAACCTGCACTGCAGGCGGGAATATTGCGCTGCATTGGTTCCACCACGTATGAAGAGTATAAAAACCATATTGAAAAGGATCGCGCGCTCTCACGCAGGTTCCAGAAGATTGATATAGAGGAGCCGAGTCTCGATGACACCAAACTTATTCTCGAAGGCCTGAAGAAACGGTATGAAAATCATCACCGCGTCCGTTATTCCAAGAACGCCATTGCTTCCATTGCTGAACTTGCAGACCGCTATATCACCGAACGGTTTCTGCCGGATAAAGCAATTGATGTAATGGATGAAGTCGGCTCGCTTTTCAGAATGAACGGAAAACTCGACAAGACCGTGAAGGTTGGGGATGTCGAGCAGGTTGTTTCGCGCATGGCCAGGGTACCGGCGAAAAGCAGCTCCCGCAGCGAAACTCTTTCGCTCAAGGAGCTCGATGGCCGGCTCAAGTCCGTTATTTTCGGTCAGGATAAGGCCATTGACGCCGTGGTTCAGGCGGTTAAGCGCTCCCGGGCCGGTCTGGGAAATCCTGAATCTCCGACGGGCAGTTTTCTCTTTGCCGGTCCGACAGGTGTAGGAAAAACCGAAGTGGCGCGGCAGCTTGCCGATAAACTCTCTGTTCACTTTGAGCGTTTTGATATGAGTGAATACATGGAGAAGCATGCTGTAGCACGGCTGATTGGGGCGCCTCCAGGATATGTCGGATTTGATCAGGGTGGATTACTGACCGAGGCCATCCGGAAACATCCCTATTCCGTCCTTCTCCTCGACGAGATAGAAAAGGCCCACAGCGATATCTTTTCGATTCTCCTCCAGGTCATGGATCATTCGACCCTTACGGATAATACCGGCAGAAAAGCTGATTTCAGAAATGTTATCATTATCATGACCACCAATGCCGGGGCCCGGGAGATGAGCAATAGCGCCATAGGGTTTGTTACCACCCATAAGAAGAGTGAAGACAAGGCTGCTGTGAATAAATTGTTTTCACCGGAATTCAGGAATCGTCTCGACGGCATCATCTCCTTTGATTCTCTTGATACCGATACCATGGAGAAGGTGGTCGATAAACTGATGCTCGAACTTAAGAGTCAGTTGGCCGAAAGGAAGGTCAGCATCGTCCTCAGCGACAGTGCCAGAACCTGGCTGGCCACAAAAGGATATGACCCCTCTTATGGTGCCCGTCCTTTAAGAAGATTGATTATGAAGGAAATCGGAGATGTATTGACCGAAGAAATTCTGTTTGGAGAGCTCAACCGGGGAGGAGCAGCTACCGTCGACCTACAGGACGACAAGCTCACTTTCACCTATGAGAAATAA
- a CDS encoding ubiquitin-conjugating enzyme E2: protein MSTNDHRLIADHKEVVKTLRLYKNITLIDTSGEPVDEYDIEYKVKGFIIDPDGKITTSKRHRIKIRIPFGYPHFPPTINPLSPIFHPEIDDHVVPIANYWEGNNSLPDLILHIGNMICGRFHSSEKPINKEAADFYEKNKSSLPLDSLKLVEENKSPIQKEPRQFRIPASLFYITSVFIVLILIGGGGLFLYEKWRLNQSAEVFKNAVVYHGEREFIKARETAEVAQGKLTDFYLLNGSGKLLQEKISLFLQSKSLLEGLKGNIKYRDEYISMEKAQQLEFLTELLAEAERYTEKRELQAAVDTYNSAIEYADKHGFQSEKENFLPDHVKLQLELLVAESEKAHLSKNREWAIEKHINVLNFIEKYRKYLKGADKQSVQTGYMLLIDQIALYSREALEAENNNEFVSSLKYHKMLIDLIRKADATDNITLKNTLSDSIQKVTYLTEKINIEQRREWLLKNYREIFQIHYPTIAVSALRTPQAVFIKYDADNLVFDLSCLEKGLGSVVRLRIFYQYNPATQGWSVYRGDIETN from the coding sequence ATGTCAACCAACGATCACAGACTTATAGCAGATCATAAAGAAGTCGTCAAAACCTTACGGCTCTATAAAAATATCACCCTCATCGACACCTCCGGGGAACCGGTTGATGAGTATGATATTGAATATAAAGTAAAAGGGTTTATCATCGACCCTGATGGAAAAATCACGACCAGCAAGCGTCACCGCATAAAGATCAGAATCCCCTTTGGTTATCCTCACTTTCCTCCTACAATTAATCCCTTAAGCCCGATTTTCCACCCGGAAATCGACGATCATGTCGTTCCTATCGCCAACTACTGGGAAGGAAATAATTCATTGCCCGACCTTATACTTCATATCGGCAATATGATCTGTGGCAGGTTTCACAGCAGCGAAAAACCAATTAACAAAGAAGCTGCCGATTTTTATGAGAAAAACAAAAGCAGCCTGCCCCTGGATTCACTCAAACTTGTTGAGGAAAATAAATCTCCTATACAAAAGGAGCCCAGGCAGTTCAGGATCCCGGCTTCCCTGTTCTACATAACTTCGGTGTTCATTGTACTCATACTTATTGGTGGCGGCGGTCTTTTTCTTTACGAAAAATGGCGTCTCAATCAATCTGCCGAGGTATTCAAAAATGCTGTGGTCTATCATGGGGAAAGAGAGTTTATAAAGGCACGGGAAACTGCGGAAGTGGCCCAGGGAAAGCTCACCGATTTTTATTTGTTGAACGGTTCCGGAAAATTACTACAAGAGAAAATCAGTTTGTTCCTGCAATCGAAATCGTTGCTGGAAGGACTCAAAGGCAACATTAAATATCGCGACGAATATATCAGCATGGAAAAGGCTCAGCAACTCGAGTTTCTCACGGAACTTCTTGCCGAGGCAGAAAGATACACCGAAAAGCGGGAATTACAGGCAGCCGTGGATACCTACAACTCGGCTATTGAGTATGCCGACAAGCACGGTTTCCAATCCGAAAAAGAAAATTTTCTGCCGGATCATGTCAAATTACAATTAGAACTGCTTGTTGCCGAATCAGAGAAGGCCCATCTCAGTAAAAACCGGGAATGGGCAATAGAAAAGCATATCAATGTGCTGAATTTCATAGAAAAATACAGGAAATACCTTAAAGGCGCGGATAAACAGTCTGTACAAACAGGATATATGCTCCTTATCGACCAGATAGCCTTGTATAGCAGAGAAGCACTTGAGGCGGAAAATAATAATGAATTTGTGTCGTCGTTGAAGTACCACAAAATGCTCATAGATCTTATAAGAAAAGCGGATGCTACCGACAACATCACCCTGAAAAACACACTGTCCGATTCAATACAGAAGGTCACCTATCTCACCGAGAAAATCAATATCGAGCAAAGAAGGGAATGGCTGCTCAAGAATTACAGGGAAATTTTCCAGATACACTATCCGACGATAGCGGTGTCCGCATTGCGTACACCCCAGGCGGTTTTCATAAAATATGATGCTGATAACCTGGTCTTCGATCTCAGCTGCCTGGAAAAAGGATTGGGAAGTGTGGTCCGGCTGAGAATATTCTACCAGTACAATCCAGCCACTCAGGGTTGGAGCGTCTATCGCGGAGATATAGAAACTAACTGA